The Lolium rigidum isolate FL_2022 chromosome 2, APGP_CSIRO_Lrig_0.1, whole genome shotgun sequence genomic interval TTTTCACATCTAAACCCCAACATCAGGTCCCGTACAGAGGTCTCACAAAGTAACGTACTTAACTTGATCATCTTGTGCCAACTAAGAGCAGCATTTTCGAGGCTCACAACCTCGAGCAATGGGACATGACCAAATGACAGCGGTATTTCTTCGAAAGACCTCCAAAACGCGAAGTCTGTCCGGGTGAGTCTTGGGAGCCACTTGAGTTCAACTTTGCCAAAAAGGCACCTGACCATACTGAGCTCACAGAGCTGCGCGTGCTCAACTTGGTGTGTTACCATACGCATTGTGCCGCAACGGAGAAAACCTAAATACTTCAATTGCTTGCAAGTGCCGAGGATGTTGGAGAGGAAGTCAGATTCAGAAAATATCAAATTCTCCAGGGAGAGGCGTGTCAGACCAGTAAATACATCGAGACACGCATAAAAGAATGACACGAACCAGGCCCCGTAGTTCAGATGATCCTCAAGCCTGCACTGTTTGCTTTCCTTCACTGTCAGAACTGTGAATTCGGCCTTCTCAATCTTGTGTGTGGCCATGGCATTGCCAATAGCGTGTCCAATGGATATGGGGACATTATCGCTCAAGTAGAACTCGGTGCTCAAGAGGCGGACGGTGTGTCGTCCACCCGGATCCCTGCGTGCCAGCATGCTTTTTGTCGCTTCAACCACGGCTGCATTCGTCCGAACCAAGTCATCACCAGCAGAGATATTGGCGCTTGACACCCCGTCTGGCACGAAATCCTTGGCATTTATCACGAGTCGGGAGAGCTCAGCAGAGAGCCCGCTCCACCGTCTAGAGAGGATGCAGGTTCTCGCAGCGTCGCGGACATCGAGTCGGTCGAGGATGCTGACCAGAATGTCGCCAGGCAATGCGCTGAGCCTATCCTCTCTACTGCGTTTCTGCATGTGGCATGGCAACAAAAATAAGTGTTTGTTTCATACCAAGATGCAATTTGGATCCTCAAATATGCAGTTCATATACAAGCACAAAGAAGTAATTTTGATGGAGTACAAGATTTACAAATTCGAAGATGTATTACTGTATGAAGGAAGCCATTTTGATTCAGCCTTGGAGATACAATTCTACATACTGTCGTACAGATGCAATTTTCATGGTTTTCCAGGTTTTTAAGAAGATTAGAGGACTATGTTGTCTCTGGAAGCAAAAGATGTAGAGGAAAAGAAACGACAAGGACTCACCCGTATGCTCGAAACGCATGGTTTGGCCGTCGATCTGCCAGCCGGTGGCCGTTTCGCCATGGCCGGGGAGGCTTTCTGAGGTCTTGGGAGTTGCTATGCAGAAGATCTTGTAGCGCCTGCGCAATGTGAATCTGGCACTCGATGACTTGTGAGTTACTGGAAGGGGGTCGAATTCGGAATCCGGGTTGCCTCATGGCATAGACGATACGACGGAGCACCGGCTGGCTGTACCAGGACGCGGCCAACCGCTACGACCTCCGCGTCTCCCAGTCCCACCTCGCCAGCGACGCGCTCCGCCTCGAGAATACCGAGCTCACCTGAATGTAGAGTTGTATGAAGGTACGGCTCACCGCTCCGAGCCGCAGAACGAATTCGACCCCCTTTCGGTTTAGACTACAGAAGGAGAAATCGAATCCTTCTGATTTCTGTCTCATAGTTTCCATCCAAGGGGAACACGAGCCGATGTATATCAAGTCCGGGCGGTCTCCCCTGCAGTCATCAGATTTCGGAGGAGACCAGCAACAAGTCCCAGATTACAACTTCTTCTGGGACCTCGGCAGATCCATGAGCCATGGGGGTGAGTTCCTTGTCCGTTCTTTTCCTCTAGATCTTTTCTTATTCAGTCTCTGATCAAAGTTGCATGAACCTATTTATGGGGAAAATAGCACCTCCCCAGACGTCAGAAATCCTCTCCGGCCTCTCATCTCCAGCGACTGGCTGCCAGATCGATGGTGAGTTCATTCCTTGTCCTCTTTATCCTCTTTTCCTTTTACTAGATGCTCTAGCCTCTAACAATAAAAAAAAGAAGATGGAATAGTAGTTAGAACTAGAACCTATTATGCAGAAAAATATTTAGTCTCTATCTGTTGGACCACATAAACATTGGCTTCTGCATGTAAATTGTATCTCTGAGACTGAACCAAATCTGGCTTCCTTCTTAATTGCACTCGTCCGTTTGGAAAAATATACTGCACCCAAATTACATCTTGGTGATCGTACAGAAATTGCATCTCTGATGATATTGAAGTCGCATATTTGTGCAAGTGTGAAATCAGCTCTTACATTTGTTTCCATGTCAAATGCAGAAACGCGATAGAGATGATAGGCTCAGCTCACTGCCTGACGACATTCTTGTCAACATTCTTGACCGGCTCAATGCCCGCGATGCCGGA includes:
- the LOC124690985 gene encoding uncharacterized protein LOC124690985 → MAHGSAEVPEEVVIWDLLLSKPKGGRIRSAARSGEPYLHTTLHSGELGILEAERVAGEVGLGDAEVVAVGRVLKRSREDRLSALPGDILVSILDRLDVRDAARTCILSRRWSGLSAELSRLVINAKDFVPDGVSSANISAGDDLVRTNAAVVEATKSMLARRDPGGRHTVRLLSTEFYLSDNVPISIGHAIGNAMATHKIEKAEFTVLTVKESKQCRLEDHLNYGAWFVSFFYACLDVFTGLTRLSLENLIFSESDFLSNILGTCKQLKYLGFLRCGTMRMVTHQVEHAQLCELSMVRCLFGKVELKWLPRLTRTDFAFWRSFEEIPLSFGHVPLLEVVSLENAALSWHKMIKLSTLLCETSVRDLMLGFRCEKIWVQPESVTKRLASAFNRLKIVNLGHIPEGYDLTWTMFILEAAPSLEEFYMTVIDHPCEMQMDKDKRREGSYIEEKGVEWESPTSNFKHHRLTKLIIFCFESYMASHVRRVMNAAVNLKYVYLYRRLSCDKCKHMKPLKPIMFPRSKKHRCSMRKLMTQCIESGARIHFLDFSVMSDDHKARLP